The following DNA comes from Nocardioides panzhihuensis.
GTCCTCGACTACTACGAAAACCGCGCGGACGGCCTGTCGGTCATCGCCGTCGGCGGACAGAAGCTCTCACGTGGCCTCACCCTTGAGGGCCTCTCCGTGAGCTACTACCTGCGGTTCTCGAACACCTACGACACCCTGCTCCAGATGGGCCGTTGGTTCGGCTATCGTCCCGGTTACGAGGACCTCTGCCGGCTGTGGATGACCCCTCAATTGGAGGCCGCGTACCGCGAGATCACCCGTGCCACCGATGAACTGCGCCGCGACATCGAGGAGATGTCGGTCCTTGGCATGACACCGGAGAACTATGGCCTGAAGGTTCAGACGTCGAGCATGGGGCTGTCGGTGACTGCGGCGAACAAGAGCCGACAGGGCACCAGGGTTCGGGTGTCCTACCAGGGCGAGCTCGCCGAGACCACGATCTTCCCGTTGCGGGGTGGGGTGCCTCGCAGCAACTTCGAGTCCCTCGAGGCGTTCGTCAAGGAACTCGACGGCGCGCACATCGCCGACTCGAACACCACTGCAGGAGTCACGTGGCGTGGTGTGTCGGCTGAGGAGGTCGCGGCCGGGTTCTTCGACCGCTATCGGACCGCGCGCGAGGCGACGCGCGTCAAACCCGACCTGATCGCAAAGTACATCAGGTCCCGGGCCGCCCGAGGTGAGCTCGGCGACTGGACCGTCCGACTGGTGTCGCAGCAGAACGGCACGGACCCCATCGACATCGTCACTCGGCAGGTGGCCGTGGTGACCCGGCGTCGTCTTGAGGACGACCCTCTCACCAAGGACAGCACCAGGAAGACGATCAAGCGCATCCTCAGCCCGGCGCACGAGGCGATCGACCTCACCGAGCGCCAGAGGGAACTCGCCCTGGAGTTCACCAAGAAGGCGGCCGAGGGCAAGGTCGGCAGGAACGGCCAACCGCTCGATCCGAAGATCCCCACCGGCGCACCACTGCGGCAGCGTCGAAACCCCGACCAGGCACTGCTGCTCATCTATCCCATCGACCGACCAGAGGGTATCGGGCTGGACGACGTCCCATTCCTGGTCGGGTTCGCCGCGAGCTTCCCGCGCTCGTCGTACGACGAGGGCGTCGAGTACATGGTCAACTCGACCTGGCTCGATGATGACGATGACCTGTTCGATCAGGAGGAGCCGGAGGCATGATCAACGAGGACCTCTGGTCGGAGCTCGAATCGTCGTGCGAGCCGCCGGTGCACGGACGGATCCAGCGGCGGATCCACCCCGAGTCGCCCAACGACATCCTCGCGGCGATGTCGTACCCCGGCCGTCAACGCATGCTGGTCGTCAGCGCCCCCTCATCCCTGTTTCCGAATGCGGTTCGGTTGTTGAGGGACCTCCGGGAGGTTCGCGGCCTGGCCGTCGACGTGGAGGTCGTCGACCGGTCTCGGTCCGAGCTCCGGATCGCGGTCACCTCGCGTGACCTGGAGTCGGTGTTCACCCCACTCGCTCGTGACATCGCCGACGCCGTGGCGGCCTCACCAAGCGACGGGGTCATCCTCGAGACCGTCCAGCGGTATGCGCACTGGCAGGAGCTCCTGCGGTCGGTTGGGTCAGACGGCCTCGGCCTGGAGACCCGGCGCGGTCTATTCGGGGAACTCCACGTGTTGCGCGAGCACTTGCTGCCCAACATGACATCAGCCCTCGATGCGGTGCGGGCCTGGACGGGCCCTACCGGGACGGACCAAGACTTCCAGCTCCCGAGCTGCGCGGTCGAGGTCAAGACCACCAAGCGGCGTTCTCCGGCCACCGTGACGATCACGAGCGAGAGGCAGTTGGAGGA
Coding sequences within:
- a CDS encoding PD-(D/E)XK motif protein, which codes for MINEDLWSELESSCEPPVHGRIQRRIHPESPNDILAAMSYPGRQRMLVVSAPSSLFPNAVRLLRDLREVRGLAVDVEVVDRSRSELRIAVTSRDLESVFTPLARDIADAVAASPSDGVILETVQRYAHWQELLRSVGSDGLGLETRRGLFGELHVLREHLLPNMTSALDAVRAWTGPTGTDQDFQLPSCAVEVKTTKRRSPATVTITSERQLEDYGAGDLFLTAIVVDERRGGTGVSLPSMVGDIRESLSDSRARAELDLNLARYGYFDHDVARYDEPRYTVVTDEVWRVTNDFPRLTTAILPPGVHRCTYEISADFLTQFAMTRDAFTAALRRCHQ